The Prosthecobacter debontii genomic sequence GGCCGTCAGCACCACCGAGGTCGAAATCGTCGAAGGCAGCACACACAGATACAGGAACCCATCACGCACCGCCTGCGGTTGATCCGGAAACAGCCAGGGCACGATTCCATTGAGCATCAGCCCCACGACGGGAAAAACCGCAAACGTGAAGCTCTGGATGATCACATGCAGCCGCCAATTCGCCGCCCCGCTTTTGATCTTTTCGAGAGCCAGCGACAGACCTTGCAGAAACAGAATCAACGCAATGCCCCCATTGCTCACCACCTCCGCATGCAGCCCCCCATGCCGCGATCCCGGCCCCGGGATGATGAATCCCAGAATCACCGCCAGCACAAGCCCGATCAGAAATCCATGCACACGCCACCAGGGCACCGAGGGAGATTGGGCGGAGTGAAGAGAGGACATTCGTCCGCAACAAACGGAAGAACCGGCACGACGCAAATCCGCACTGCGCGTCGCGTCTCGGAAAGCGGATGAGAATCACTCTTCCTTCCCCCACTCGCGGAGTTGTGCGCCGTTGCCACCACTGACTTGTTCTGCCCGGCTGATTGTTATCGATGAACTGCCGACCTGAGGAGAGAAGGCATTAGAAACTCAGACAGGAGCCAAGTCCGACGTCATGCCTCCGGCTTCGGCCAGCCATGACGATTGTAGGTCAAATCTCTTCATCTCACGTTCCTTCGACCAACCCTCCCATCCCTTCTCATCGCCATCAACCCAGGCAGCGATGGAAATGTGCGACAGAATCGTCCGGTCTGAACGGAATCTGGACCGAAAGCCGCCCGTTGTCCTGGTAACGAAACGTCTCGAATGGGCCGACAGAACGGAATCTCAGCCCCCCATGTCCGTAAAATCCTGAATGATCGAATTGCGGCTTCTTGCGGAGCCATCCAGCGCACCCAAGAAAATAAATCGTGTGATCGGGGCATTTCTCGGTAGAACGCTCAAACTAAGCCAAGCAATCGCATTGGCTCCAATGCCTTATTAGGCTCCTTTTTTCTTTTCTGATGAAATGTCCTCGATTGAGCCAAGGTAAATGCTTTGCCTCACTTTAGGGTCAGAAACAACGAATTGCTCTGGCGGAAGAAGCACTATTCGATATTCTTTCTGCGATGAATACTTGGAGGAATCCTTGAGGAAAAATAGATCGCCTTGCTTGGCTCCAAACGGAACGTGCGAGAAATCCCAATACTGCGCTGGCGCAGAAAGGGCACCCCATCCCGGAAGTTGCGCGTTTAATGCTTTCTCAAACCGCTGAAAGAAAGCCGTGACATCGAAAATTTCCACGCACAAATCGCCATCAACCTCTTCATACATTTTTTCTGAGTAGCCTAACGAAAAACACTTCATGAAGTAGGGAATGCGAATTCCGAAACTCATCTTTATCGACCGTAGATTTGCAATGGGCTGCGCACTATCGATTCCTGCATCGCCGACCAGAACGCTTGTCGTCTTCACTGATGGTGATGCGGTTCGGCTCATCTCGTCATCTCGCTGGCCAGCCGTAAGTCCCTCCCGGGCAAATCCCGCCGCTAGCCCGAACGATAGATGTCCGGTGGAGCGAAAATCACCAATGTGACAAGATTGGCCGAAATGCCAAAGATTGGAAGGGTATGACATAGTTTGTTCTGCCTAAGGGTTTAGCTTTGGCAGAGCGGGGACAGGTACGTTGCGTTGACGAACGAAAGGATCATCCGAGCCATGAGTGACGACCAAAACAAGCCACTCGTGCTGTTGCCAGCAGCTTTTTGTTCGCTGTTGAACGTCGATAAATCATCATTATGCCAATTCTCGTCGAGCTTGATCTCTTCTCGCATAGTCACAGGCTTGTGGATGCAACAGCGTCCTCGAACTGCCATGGCCCGTATCTCTGTTCGATCTTCATACAAATGGCCTCTTTCTCACGCTCAATGGCGAGGATCTTGGGATGCTTCATCAGATCCACCTGTCCGTGGTATTCTGCCAACTCTCCTTCATTCCAAAGTCTGTGAGCAGTGTCGAAAATGCGGACGAACTCCTTCACATCCTTGTCGTGGGCAAGAGGCTTTCTGATATTGTTCACCTGTCTGCCCTGGTAACGTCTGTGTGGGTCTCTGAGGAAGAGGATGCGGGGAATGGGCTCCGTGCGCGGAACGATGTCATGGAGCACGCCATCAGGAGACTGCCAGACCGAGTGAAACTCCGCCTCAATCAATACCTTCGCCCGCTCCCAGATAGCCCACCCAATAACAGCCTGCCCGCCGTGGGAACTTACCCGCGCCTCAATCGTTGGGAAACAGTCGCCATCCGAAAGGCGATCCAGAGGCGCGCAAGGGATGTATCCGAGTTCAATGTCAATCGAGCGAACAACCTGCCTCGCGAAGCTGATGACGTAGGGTTTGATTATCCTAGGCGGGCGCATTTGTTTTCAGCGAACGATCAAGCTTTGGCACGGGAGGGGCGGCGGTGAGCATGAATGAAACGGGTGATATCTAATTACGACATAGGCCTCGATACGACAACTAGCGCCCCTCCCAATTGTCTAGCAGCGCCGTTGTTCGCCTTATTGTCTTCACGATCCGGGTTCTCGTCCTGTGCCGTCGCAAACGCCACATGGCCTACCTGGACCACCAATGATTCGAGTCTCGGTTAGTAATTCGGATGCTTTGTTAAATAGATTCCGTCTCTCTTGGCTTGCCTGGGCGTCAAATTCGCGCTGCAGAGCCAACGCCCGCTTGTAGGCCAAAATGGCCTCGATAGCTTCTTGGACCTTATAAATTGCGTATCTGCGCTCAATGTCAGGACTTGGTTGGCTGGCGGGCTGCATATGCTTTAATTTCGAGGTAAACTGCGCGGACTAAGGCTGAAAGAAACTGCTTACAGGTTTTCACTGGTTTCGTGTAGCCTGGGACATTCTTATCACAACCATCAAGCTGCTCAAAGAGCTCAATGTAAACTGAGCCGTATTGCTCGTGTATAACGTCTTTGGAAAGAAAGCGTTTCCTCCAATACATAGCTGTCATCTGTAAAGCGTTGCCAGCTTTTTCAACTGCTGGGCCAATGAGATTATCGCAATCAATGTAGTTCACTCCCGTCCAAGCCTGCTCTAATCTGTGAAGTGCTTGTTCATCTGAGGGGGCAGCACTGGACTTGAGCCACGCACCAACACCAACTATCAAAGCCAGAAAGGTCAGCCCCAGGAAGGTCAGCATGACAATGAAGGTCTGATCCTTATCTAAGCGGGAAAAGATATCGAGGGCCAGCCACTGTCTATAAAGTGACAGAAAGGTAAAAAATGCGACTGCGGCGAGGCCCGCAACGGCGAATGCTACTCTCCAAATACGATCCATATGCTGTTATATGTGTATAGTCTTTTGAGGCGAACAGTGTCATTAGTGTGCTGCAATATCGATATCAGTGCGAGCCGCAGCGCTTATTTCGAGGTCATGGATGAGCTGGAAGGCCCATCCGATCAAGGTTTGAAGGAGTTTGTGCAGCATGATGCATTGCGTTGGCTTTCTTAATCATTGGCTAAACGGAATGAATCGGTATTGCGTGCAATAATATCGATATTTGACAGCTCACCAAACCTTTTGTGAAGGCGAGACTAAAAAGAAGTTGGATAGCAGGCCCAGGCTCGGGGATTAAGGCGTAGAGGCATCGCCGGGAGGCGCATTGAAGGGTGGGGTAGGTCGCCTACTCCGTCAGGAGCAACACGGCACCGAAGACAGCAGCCTCCGGCAAGCAACCAATGTCGAACGGATGGGCATCGTCCAAGTCCCGCGCTTCAGCGAGTGCCCGCTGAGCATCCGCAGCTATTCGAGATCAAGTCAGGGCCCCCACATACCTCCAACCTATTGATCTTTGGTCGCAACAAGCATGGCAAAATGGAAGTTTCGTTAGGCTCCAACCGCCCAAACATTGGACCACCAACTTAGTTAAGCGTATTCTATCCTATAAAGATGCGGTGCTGGGTCCACCATCCATGCGCCGCTTGTTATCTCCTGAAGAACGAAAAACTCGATGGGCGATTGTTCGGGCTCATTGGATTTCAAGAAGTATCTTTGCGTGGTATTGGTCAATAAGGCGACAGAACTCAGTATCGCTTGATGCCATCCGTCACATACCATTGCCCCTCCTATGGATTGGCTATCTGGCCCAACGATTTGAAATTTTTGGAAAGTCATACCCACTCTCTACGCAAACTTCAACCTAATCCTATCATGAAAGAAACTAATCTTTATTCTAGTGCACTCACATACCATCTCACCTAATAGGACAAGTTCTCAAAAACTCGAAGAAGGTCCAAGGTTCTCTACACTTCGAAAAATCCTACAAACTCTCGCTTCGCTCCATCCCATTGAATTCTATCGAGCATGGAAGCGTTCAAGGTTCGAACGTCGTTTTGAACGGCTCCAAAAGCAGAGCACACGCCTTGTAGCTGAATGCTGCAAAGGCCATCCTGAAAAACGTCTATATGTAAAGTGCCAGTTCGCTCCTCACCCTGGCCATAACGATAACGGATTGGTCTCCCCTGAAAAAACGGAACAATCAAGTGAGCGGGCAGATAAACAGTGTCCATGCTTTCCTTACCTCTAAGTCATAAGAATCTTTCTTCTCAATATATGCAATAAACAACTTTATCCATGCATTATCCTGTATACTCCGTTCGGAATTGCGTTTGCAGTTAGTTGATAATCAATGCTTTATGAATTCTTCTTGCGCCGCAAAAAATGGCTTTAAATTAACCCATGAAGAAGCGCGCCGCCAAAAAACCTGAATTTTACGAGGGAAAAGAGGCTGCGCAGCGCTTTGAAAGCCTTCTCGACACAGTTTTAACCGTTCCAAAGGACAAAATTTTGGAACTAGAAAAGGGCGCTCGAAAAAAATCGGGGGCCGAAAAGAAAAATAGAAAAGAAGGTGCCGATTAAGCACTTTTCGAGATCAGTTCCCTGTATCTGATTCTCTTGCCAGATACTTCTGAAACCGCCAAATCAAAGCGGTTGGAATCATTGCCCGTTCTCTCGTTAAATCTAAAGGCCTGCTCATCTAAATATCGGAAAAGATGGCGGCGGCTAGGGCAAATGTAGGTACCCTTAATTGTGCGCTTCAAAAGACTCCAAAAGTTTTCCATGCCGTTTGTGTGAACGTCGCCCATGACATAACAAAAAGCATGATCCACCGTCTTGTGCGTATATCGTTCGTTCAAGCCATTGTAAGACCTGAGGGCATCAGTGTAGAGTTTTGATCCATCCTCAACAAACTCAGACACGCCGCCATGAATGTCAGGCCGTTTGCGAGAGTTTAAAACTTTGAGGCGAACTTGTGAAGGCCTGTCTTCCGTCCCCCTTTCTAGCGCACCAAAGATTGGAATCATAGCAATCGGCCCAGTTCCTTTAACTTTTTCGCGCCGCTTGGATTTATGCATGTTGCTCGCTTTCATGCCGACAAAAGTTTCATCAGCTTCTACCGTCCCCTTCAGCTTGTCGATACTCCCTTGTTGGAAAGCCAAACGGATGCGATGGCCCATGAACCAAGCAGACTTCTGAGTGATTCCTAAAGTGCGGGCTAACTCACAAGATGAAGCGCCGTTTTTGGCATTGGCTATGATCCACATTGCAGCCAACCATTTGTCTAGGCCAAGAGGCGAGTTCTCGAAGATCGTCCCCACCTTAATTGAAAACTGTTTGCGGCAGTCTTTGCAATTCCAGATGCGGCGCGAACGGCTAAAGCCCCCCACATTTTTAGATATACAATGAGGACAGATAACTTGCCCATCAGGCCACCTTTTAGACATGAGGTAGTTATGGCAATTCTCTTGGTTTGAGAAGAAAACGATGGCCTCTAGATGGGTGAGCGGCGCTTCCATCAGGCATTATAATGCCCTAAAGTTAGGGCGCAAAGTAATAGTTAAACTATTCGCACCGCCTATTTTTTTGCTTCTTTTTGCGCGCGAATAACACAGGCTCCAAAATCCAACCCCAACCCATCAGCGATCTTTTTCAAAACCCAAAAAGTGGGCCGCGCATCATCGCTTTCAAGATGGGTGATAGTGGTTCTGGCCACGCCAATTTGCGCCGCCAGTTGGGTTGCAGAAATCCCCGCGCGCAAACGTTCGTTCTTGAGAATCAAGACGATAGCGCGTTCCATAGGATCAATCTGAGAAGGGCGTGGCACCCTACTAAAATTATCGCGTTGACGGGATAAACACGGGCATTAAAATGCCCGATCTATGAGAACGTTTTTCGCCTTCTGGTTGATGATTCTTTTTGCCGCTCCGCTTTATGCTGACAAAGCATACTATGACCAACAAGAGGAAATTCGTAAAGCAGCCGAAAGACTTGTTGAGCATGATCGACAACAGCGGCAAGAGGCGAAGGAACGCTATGACCAAAGATATTCCTATCGCCGCACTCAAAGCGGATGGGAAATTACTTGGATCGTGATCAAATTGATCTTTTGGATAGGGGTGATTGGGTTCGTTGCCTATTGCTTCATGTGATGAATAACTTTTCTAACTTGAAAAAAATGAAAACTTTTTTGGCGGCGCTGCTAATTTTTTCCCTGTCTTCTTGTGCAGCAAGCAAAGTTGTTCACAGACTTAACCATGACTCCACCTTCCAATATTCGGCGGAAGCTTTGGTAAGGGACTATCTAAACTCTCAAATGTATGGAGAAGATGGAAGAAAGTTTGGAATAACTTCAAACTTCTATAACCTGATGCAATATCACATTGAAGGCATGGGCGTGCAATACTGGCAACCCGCTGTGATTTTTCGTGCGCAGGCTGGCAATCAACTTGGCGGAATAACGTGGAAAAGCTACTGTGCAACCCTTCGCCATGATCCAAAAGCCGAAGCCATGCAAGATGCGTATTCAGGTTTACGTCTCACTTCCGTAAAACCCACTGTGGAACAATTGTTGAGGGATAATTGATTATGATAAAAGACGACCCGCTCTCATTTAAAGTATTTCCATATCCGCCCAACCATACGAATGGCAGGAAAAACAATGGAGGGTTCGATCTTGTCGCTTATCCATTTAAAATTGATGACATTCACGAAATAGCTTCCGTCCCTTGGAAGAAGCAGATTATTGTTCACATAAATCGAAAGGAAGGTATTTTTAAAACCTATGGCTGTGATTTCGAAATTACGCCAGAGGGCTATGCTAATGGTTATATCGAATTTTCTTTTCGTGACAATTTTTTGAGCGGCGTAATAGAAAATTACGAATTACTTTTCTCTCGATTCCAGGAATTTCTGATAAGAACACATCCCGACCCTAATGTAATTCTGGATTCTCAAAACCTCCAAAAGGCACAAATCTTCCTTCAGAACGAGGGTTCAGTAATATGGAAGATACATTACGACTACATTGCTCAAAATCAGGATGCAGCCAGCCAACTCGTTCAATTATTCTTTTGTAAGCTTGAGGAGATAGCCAACCGCGAATTAATATCTCCCAAAACAGCTTCCGAAGTATCTTCTTCATAAGTTTAGGAATAGAATGCAATCAGTTGCTGAGGTTGACATCCTCCCCGCCCTAAAAGGACGAGGATTCCTAGGAAGTAATTGGTTGATTTGAAAGATAAAGGCGCGGATAATCGTACAAGAGGCATGAGAGCGATCGTAGAAATTCCGAAAGGCGAGCCGTTTACAGGCACTCAAATACTAACTTTAGAAACCGCGCCACAAGTTGGCCATTATATTGGTGATGCAAACGGAAGGCTTTACCGCATTGAAAAAGTAGTTCATCTACTCACCCGTAACGAAGAAGCTGGCTATCCATTCTTGAAGCTTATCGTTCAGAAGGAGACGACATAAAGACAGTTTTATAAAAAGCGGCGGTCTTGCCAGGAGGGACGTTTTCGATCATCCATTTATAGCCCTCGATCTTTTCAAGGTTGAGAGCGATCTTCTCTTTCAGCCCATCCAACAAGCTCTTGTATGCCCATTCATCAGGAGTCAAATCTGCCATCTTTCGGTTTTGCAACCCCTGCCATCAGGGCATCATTGCACACATTTCTCCGATCTAACTGAGACGATTTCTCGTTAGGAGAGAGGTATGTGGGGGCCCAAGTCAGAGGTCAACTTTCCGAAAAGCAGGTCTAGAAAATGAAAAATCAGACCGAGATTTCCGGAAAGCAGACCAAGAGAATGAAAATCTCGGTCTCGAATGGAAACAGATCATCAGGATTTGATGGAGTGCTGGCACTCGGAATGCCGGACGATTCCGATACAGTAACGGTCCTTACAGTCAAAACCGGAGCCATTTGCTGCCGCGCATGGTTAGGGATTGCGGCTGTTGTCATGGGTTAATTCATCGCCGTGGTGCAGGCTACCACGAAGCTATCGGAACGAACGACAACAATGCCCTGCCAGCCCATGCACTAGCTCCAAAAGCGCTTCGGGCTATCGAAGGTCCAAAGTTGGTCGCCCGGCTGTAGTTGTTGCTTGAGGGCGACCCAATCGGGGAAGTCCGGCGGCAAGGGTCGCTCTCTGCCGAATAACGGCTCCGACTCGACTCGCTCGACGGAAACCAGCTCTCGCCACCACGCCATGAAAGCCTCCGACAACGGGACCGTGTTCCAGTAGGCGTCATCGGGTGAGGGTGGGTGGGCTTCATTCATAGGACGCACGTAGCAACACCTAACCATTAAGCTGAGCCAACCCCGCCGGGGCGGCGGTGATGGTTGAAATGAGCGAAAGGCGACTCTGGCATGGAGCCCCAGCGGTTGCCTCTTGTGCCTCGTTCCCCCCTTGGTTGGTCGGTGGCTTCGATCATCTCCCTGCTGGATAGGAAGTGATATCCTTCATGAGAAGAAATGTATAACCTGCCCCCGAGGGCCCCCGAGGGCCCCCGATAAACACCGGAACCACCGAGCAACTTCCACGCGGCTGCAGCGAAAGCCCATGCCTCCCCCTCATCGCACTCGATCTTTGACTGAGTAAAATCCTCCATGCTGTTGGATTCGCCGTAGTCTCTGACGGCGCAAGTCGCCGCAGTCAGTCCGGGAACTAGAGATCTGTTCGCCCATCCCCACATCCAGGTGGCTGTCTGACTTGAGTAAGTGCCCAGGATCACAACTGGCGTTTCGATGCGGATGTTGCCCTGCTCGTCTAAGAACCGCAAGATGCCCTCATCCTGATTCAGTGACCACTCGTCAAACATCCCCAAGCCATGATCATCCATGGCAAGCTGATTCCGGGCCTTGAGTTCTACGAGCGACTGGTTCAGAAATGCATTATATCGCTTGTCGGACTCAGGCGTAATCTGGTCTGCGATCTTCTTGCCGAAAATAGACTCGAATAGTCCCATGGTCGTTGGTGGCACTGTCAGTTGGGCGGACGTCTAAGCTGTGGTGATGACAAGCGCAAGACGTTGATGACACGACAGACAGCCTTCGAGCCGTTGCCTGCATCTGTTTTGTTCGGCTTGTGTGTCATGTGTGTCCATAGCAAAGCGCAATAACGGAATCTCCACCAGACTCTGCCGACCGATAATTGATAAACGCTGAGCACTCATTGAGGGCTTCGTAAATCTCAGGGCAACGGGTCTTCAGTGCCCTCATCCCCTTGAGGTCGAGACGCAGGCTGCTCTCTCCAACAGCAAAATCCTTCATGCAGTCGATCCACGCATCCATGTTCCGGCCATAGTAGTCTGGAGAGTCGAACAACTGGGCGAAGAGTTCGTGGAAAGACTCCCATCCGGTGACCGTCGTCAGGTCTATTGTGGCGATCTTCATGTCTTAGCCGAACAGTGTCATTAGTGTGCTGCAATATCGATATCAATGCGATACGCAGTGGTTATTTCCGGGGCATCCATGAGCGGGCAGGCCTGTCCAGTCAAGGTTTGAAGGAGTTTGGGGAGCATGATGCATGAAGTTTGGCTTTCTTAACCATGGGCTCAACAAAAGGAATCGATATAGCGTGCAAAATATCGATCTTTGACGGCTCACCAAGTGGTTCGAATCATAGGCTTAATAAACCGGCTACGATTGGAAAGGAGAGCAATGCGAACAAAACAAACTTCAAAAAAGATCGATATCGCAATTTGATCATGAGGAATTCTCGAT encodes the following:
- a CDS encoding IS1595 family transposase, with translation MEAPLTHLEAIVFFSNQENCHNYLMSKRWPDGQVICPHCISKNVGGFSRSRRIWNCKDCRKQFSIKVGTIFENSPLGLDKWLAAMWIIANAKNGASSCELARTLGITQKSAWFMGHRIRLAFQQGSIDKLKGTVEADETFVGMKASNMHKSKRREKVKGTGPIAMIPIFGALERGTEDRPSQVRLKVLNSRKRPDIHGGVSEFVEDGSKLYTDALRSYNGLNERYTHKTVDHAFCYVMGDVHTNGMENFWSLLKRTIKGTYICPSRRHLFRYLDEQAFRFNERTGNDSNRFDLAVSEVSGKRIRYRELISKSA
- a CDS encoding DUF6882 domain-containing protein yields the protein MGLFESIFGKKIADQITPESDKRYNAFLNQSLVELKARNQLAMDDHGLGMFDEWSLNQDEGILRFLDEQGNIRIETPVVILGTYSSQTATWMWGWANRSLVPGLTAATCAVRDYGESNSMEDFTQSKIECDEGEAWAFAAAAWKLLGGSGVYRGPSGALGGRLYISSHEGYHFLSSREMIEATDQPRGERGTRGNRWGSMPESPFAHFNHHRRPGGVGSA
- a CDS encoding barstar family protein; translation: MKIATIDLTTVTGWESFHELFAQLFDSPDYYGRNMDAWIDCMKDFAVGESSLRLDLKGMRALKTRCPEIYEALNECSAFINYRSAESGGDSVIALCYGHT
- a CDS encoding helix-turn-helix domain-containing protein; the encoded protein is MERAIVLILKNERLRAGISATQLAAQIGVARTTITHLESDDARPTFWVLKKIADGLGLDFGACVIRAQKEAKK